From Candidatus Manganitrophus morganii, the proteins below share one genomic window:
- a CDS encoding nuclear transport factor 2 family protein, with amino-acid sequence MESDIEAVRKANETFYQAFEKLDIQEMDALWIKEDYVKCIHPGWEVRSGWAEVRDSWVLIFNHTYQIKFSVNLIDIVVKSDWAWVVCLEMISTQDQGRWVEGRVLSTNLFERRDGRWLLIHHHGSPLLSLEEEHEEEEGEGEEELPMIDEETPPEETP; translated from the coding sequence GTGGAGAGCGACATCGAGGCGGTCCGAAAAGCGAATGAGACCTTCTACCAGGCCTTTGAAAAACTCGATATCCAGGAGATGGACGCCCTCTGGATCAAGGAAGATTACGTCAAATGCATTCATCCCGGGTGGGAAGTGCGCAGCGGTTGGGCGGAAGTTCGCGACAGTTGGGTGCTGATCTTCAACCATACCTATCAGATTAAATTTTCCGTCAACCTGATCGACATTGTTGTCAAATCGGATTGGGCCTGGGTCGTCTGTCTTGAGATGATCTCCACGCAGGATCAGGGAAGATGGGTCGAGGGGAGGGTCCTCTCCACCAATCTCTTCGAGCGGCGCGACGGGCGATGGCTGTTGATTCATCATCATGGCTCTCCCCTTCTCTCTCTGGAGGAAGAACACGAGGAGGAAGAGGGGGAAGGGGAAGAAGAGCTGCCGATGATCGACGAAGAAACCCCGCCCGAAGAGACCCCTTAA